A genomic segment from Patescibacteria group bacterium encodes:
- a CDS encoding SRPBCC domain-containing protein produces the protein MKKPITVRTNVNTSTAKAWEYWNKPEHIIHWAFASDDWEAPEAENDLRIGGAFKTVMSAKDKSNSFDFSGTYSNVKEYELIEYDMSDGRHVKIEFQETPSGTEIIQTFDPENENSEELQRSGWQAIIDNFKKYVESNN, from the coding sequence ATGAAAAAGCCAATTACCGTACGGACAAACGTAAATACTTCGACAGCAAAAGCATGGGAATATTGGAATAAACCTGAACATATTATTCACTGGGCTTTTGCTTCTGATGATTGGGAAGCTCCGGAAGCAGAAAATGATCTACGAATAGGCGGGGCATTTAAAACTGTCATGTCAGCAAAGGATAAAAGTAACAGCTTTGATTTTTCCGGCACTTATTCAAACGTCAAAGAGTATGAATTAATTGAGTATGATATGAGCGATGGCCGTCACGTGAAAATTGAATTTCAGGAAACACCATCGGGAACGGAAATTATCCAAACCTTCGATCCAGAAAATGAAAACTCAGAAGAATTACAACGCAGCGGTTGGCAAGCGATCATAGACAACTTTAAGAAATATGTTGAAAGTAATAATTAG
- a CDS encoding VOC family protein, producing MQKITPHLWFDREVKEAAKLYTSLFPDSEVIKVSTLHNTPSGDVDVVNFKILGYEFQAISAGPLFKFNPSISFMVNFDPSQDKDAKMRIDAVWNKLVEGGKVLMPLDKYPFSEHYGWVEDRYGLSWQLILTNPDGEKRPPIIPSLMFVGDVYGKAEEATNNYLAVFNNSKRGALERYGKNNPPDKEDSIMFTDFMLEGQWFVAMDSAREHKFAFNEAISLIVNCENQKEIDYYWEKLSADPNAEQCGWLKDKYGVSWQIVPKILSEMMSKGTPKQVAHVTEAFLKMKKFNIAQLEEAYK from the coding sequence ATGCAAAAAATCACACCTCACTTATGGTTTGACCGAGAAGTAAAAGAGGCAGCTAAATTGTACACTTCACTATTTCCAGATTCAGAAGTTATTAAAGTATCTACTCTCCATAATACGCCGTCAGGAGACGTGGATGTTGTAAATTTCAAAATCTTAGGGTATGAATTCCAGGCAATTAGCGCTGGGCCTTTATTCAAATTTAATCCCTCAATATCCTTTATGGTTAATTTTGATCCGTCTCAGGATAAAGATGCTAAGATGAGAATCGACGCAGTATGGAACAAACTTGTGGAAGGCGGGAAGGTTTTGATGCCGCTCGACAAATATCCTTTTAGTGAACACTACGGTTGGGTGGAAGACCGGTACGGCTTATCTTGGCAGCTGATCTTGACCAATCCTGACGGAGAAAAGCGACCACCAATTATTCCATCGCTAATGTTCGTCGGTGATGTGTATGGCAAGGCGGAAGAAGCAACCAACAATTATCTTGCGGTATTCAATAATTCAAAACGGGGGGCACTGGAACGCTACGGTAAAAACAATCCACCTGACAAAGAAGATTCCATTATGTTTACCGACTTTATGTTGGAAGGCCAATGGTTTGTCGCAATGGATAGTGCGCGTGAGCATAAATTCGCGTTCAACGAGGCAATTTCTCTTATCGTAAACTGCGAGAATCAAAAAGAAATTGATTACTACTGGGAAAAACTCTCGGCCGACCCAAATGCGGAACAATGCGGATGGCTTAAAGATAAATACGGAGTTTCCTGGCAAATAGTCCCAAAAATCCTCAGCGAGATGATGAGTAAAGGGACACCGAAACAGGTTGCCCACGTCACAGAAGCTTTCCTTAAAATGAAGAAGTTCAACATCGCTCAATTGGAAGAAGCATATAAATAA
- a CDS encoding GNAT family N-acetyltransferase encodes MITIKEINSPAEVKEFVKFPWRIYRDDAYWVAPLIRDQINFFNPEKNPFYQHSRVQLIMAYENGRPVGRLSVHENTLHVKRHEEPVGFFGFFECVNDYTVAKAMFDYAKKWLKEKNYCIMRGPANFTINGEYALLVDGFDQSPMIMMTYNPPYYSKLLEQYGFISAQDMYAFSKSCIEPLPANVLSMASEVEKNYPDLVVRKADLSDLKNEIKIVHQIYAQAWDKNWGATPMSEDEILKLADDLKHILDPDIAFIMEYRGQPIGFSLSIPNANEALKSANGRLFPLGLLKILWKKRQIKTFRVLVMGVLEEHRHLGFDTVFYKKTWEQTKKKGYQWAEMSLINESNIPMRRVLEWLGAKIYKTYRMYDSHL; translated from the coding sequence ATGATTACAATAAAGGAAATAAACAGCCCTGCCGAGGTAAAAGAATTCGTTAAGTTCCCCTGGCGCATTTACCGGGATGATGCTTATTGGGTTGCGCCTCTGATCCGGGACCAGATAAACTTTTTCAATCCGGAAAAAAATCCGTTCTACCAACATTCCCGCGTACAACTGATTATGGCATACGAAAACGGCCGGCCAGTCGGGAGGCTTAGTGTGCATGAGAATACACTCCATGTAAAAAGACACGAGGAGCCGGTTGGTTTTTTTGGTTTTTTTGAATGTGTGAATGATTACACAGTCGCCAAGGCGATGTTTGACTACGCTAAAAAGTGGCTGAAAGAAAAAAATTACTGCATAATGCGCGGACCCGCCAATTTTACGATCAACGGTGAGTATGCATTACTCGTTGACGGATTTGATCAATCGCCGATGATTATGATGACCTACAATCCGCCCTATTACTCAAAACTTTTGGAACAATACGGTTTTATCTCCGCTCAGGATATGTATGCCTTCAGCAAAAGCTGTATTGAACCTCTGCCCGCCAACGTCCTTTCTATGGCTTCCGAGGTTGAAAAGAATTATCCCGATCTGGTAGTCAGAAAAGCCGATTTGTCTGACCTGAAGAATGAAATTAAAATAGTTCACCAGATTTATGCCCAGGCTTGGGATAAAAACTGGGGCGCGACACCGATGAGCGAAGATGAAATATTAAAACTGGCCGATGACCTTAAACATATCCTTGATCCTGACATTGCATTTATTATGGAGTACCGCGGACAGCCAATCGGATTTTCCCTGTCCATTCCAAATGCCAATGAAGCACTAAAAAGCGCTAATGGACGACTGTTCCCGCTGGGACTGCTAAAAATCCTCTGGAAGAAAAGACAAATAAAGACTTTCCGTGTTCTGGTGATGGGTGTTTTAGAAGAACACCGTCACCTGGGTTTCGACACTGTGTTCTATAAAAAAACTTGGGAGCAGACGAAGAAAAAGGGTTACCAGTGGGCGGAAATGTCTTTGATTAACGAATCCAATATCCCTATGCGCCGTGTGCTAGAATGGCTGGGCGCAAAAATATACAAAACCTACCGGATGTATGATAGCCATTTGTAA
- a CDS encoding VOC family protein, protein MITNIFVNLPTKDLGKSVAFFEKLGFTINPQFTDKNAACVVFGKNIYAMILTEEKFKEFTNKEITDSTVSAEAILALSIESKDKVDKFMEKALAAGAIEPRKPEVYDFMYGRGFEDLDGHLWEIFWMDPNHVEK, encoded by the coding sequence ATGATCACAAATATATTTGTTAACTTACCAACTAAAGATCTGGGAAAATCCGTAGCTTTTTTTGAAAAACTCGGATTTACGATCAACCCCCAGTTCACCGACAAAAACGCCGCTTGCGTAGTTTTCGGCAAAAATATTTATGCCATGATTTTGACGGAAGAAAAATTCAAAGAGTTCACCAATAAAGAAATTACGGATAGCACCGTGTCCGCTGAAGCAATCCTTGCGCTGAGCATTGAAAGTAAAGACAAAGTGGACAAATTCATGGAAAAGGCACTGGCCGCCGGCGCAATAGAGCCGAGAAAACCGGAAGTTTACGACTTTATGTACGGACGTGGTTTTGAAGATTTGGACGGGCACCTATGGGAAATCTTCTGGATGGATCCAAATCACGTAGAAAAATAA
- a CDS encoding DUF1428 domain-containing protein, whose amino-acid sequence MKKQLGKYVDGFVIPIPKKNTAQYTKMAREASKVWKKFGALDYKECVLENVKPDKFLILTFPKMAKAKPGETVWFSYIVYKSRAHRDAVNKKVMAYFAKKYDENSEMPFDMKRFSYGGFKVVVGS is encoded by the coding sequence ATGAAAAAGCAATTGGGAAAATACGTTGATGGATTCGTAATCCCCATTCCAAAAAAGAACACGGCGCAATACACAAAAATGGCTCGTGAAGCAAGCAAGGTATGGAAAAAATTCGGGGCGCTTGATTATAAAGAGTGCGTCCTTGAAAATGTGAAACCGGATAAATTCCTCATCCTAACATTTCCAAAGATGGCAAAAGCTAAACCAGGCGAGACAGTGTGGTTTTCCTATATAGTTTATAAATCACGCGCTCACCGCGATGCAGTCAATAAAAAGGTGATGGCATATTTCGCAAAAAAGTATGATGAAAATTCGGAAATGCCGTTCGACATGAAGCGTTTTTCCTACGGCGGATTCAAAGTGGTTGTAGGTTCATAA